Proteins co-encoded in one Streptomyces roseochromogenus subsp. oscitans DS 12.976 genomic window:
- a CDS encoding transglycosylase SLT domain-containing protein, giving the protein MSRISVRGFAVASATAVTAVGSVVGVASGSVAQNNDAEATAADTTLLADIPAGQQAQVQSASLTQQADSQAIAADASAKKDAEEAARKAAAETAIAKQEAAKKAADEAKQRAEAKSAAASRDSSRASTDFPVQSSYTVEQVQAIARQIVPAGQFQCFSNIVDHESTWNYQAVNASSGAYGLVQALPGGKMASAGADWRTNPATQIKWGLSYMNERYGSPCDAWTYWQANGNY; this is encoded by the coding sequence GTGAGCCGGATTTCGGTCCGGGGATTCGCAGTGGCCTCGGCCACCGCGGTCACCGCCGTCGGAAGCGTCGTCGGAGTTGCCTCGGGCAGCGTCGCGCAGAACAACGACGCCGAGGCGACGGCAGCCGACACCACGCTCCTCGCAGACATACCCGCGGGTCAGCAGGCCCAGGTCCAGTCCGCGTCCCTGACGCAGCAGGCCGACTCCCAGGCCATCGCCGCCGACGCGAGCGCCAAGAAGGACGCGGAGGAGGCAGCCCGCAAGGCGGCCGCAGAGACCGCCATCGCGAAGCAGGAGGCGGCGAAGAAGGCTGCCGACGAAGCCAAGCAGCGGGCCGAGGCCAAGTCGGCCGCGGCCAGCCGTGACAGCTCACGGGCCTCCACCGACTTCCCGGTCCAGAGCAGCTACACGGTGGAGCAGGTCCAGGCCATCGCACGGCAGATCGTGCCGGCCGGGCAGTTCCAGTGCTTCAGCAACATCGTGGACCACGAGTCCACCTGGAACTACCAGGCGGTCAACGCCTCTTCCGGCGCCTATGGCCTCGTCCAGGCTCTGCCCGGCGGCAAGATGGCCTCCGCGGGCGCCGACTGGCGGACCAACCCGGCCACCCAGATCAAGTGGGGCCTGAGCTACATGAACGAGCGTTACGGCAGTCCTTGTGACGCCTGGACGTACTGGCAGGCGAACGGCAACTACTGA
- a CDS encoding DinB family protein: protein MTPYSAGEKQTLHASLNRHRDAVLWKLHGLDDEQLRRPMTPTGTNLLGLVKHLASVEYGWFVETFGGEAEPLWFDPYENEDLRIASDETTDRIVAFYGRARAAADAMITELPLTAQGHPAWRDITVSLRWTLVHMIEETARHAGHMDILRELIDGTTGDHPPIGTAG, encoded by the coding sequence ATGACGCCTTACTCCGCCGGAGAGAAGCAGACGCTGCACGCGAGCCTGAACCGACACCGGGACGCCGTGCTGTGGAAGCTGCACGGCCTCGACGACGAGCAGCTGCGCCGCCCGATGACACCGACCGGCACCAATCTGCTGGGCTTGGTGAAGCATCTGGCCTCGGTCGAGTACGGGTGGTTCGTGGAAACGTTCGGGGGCGAGGCGGAACCCCTGTGGTTCGACCCGTACGAGAACGAGGACCTGCGGATCGCCTCCGACGAGACGACGGATCGGATCGTCGCCTTCTACGGCCGTGCCCGCGCCGCCGCCGACGCCATGATCACCGAGCTGCCCCTGACCGCCCAGGGCCACCCGGCCTGGCGGGACATCACCGTGAGCCTGCGCTGGACCCTGGTCCACATGATCGAGGAGACCGCCCGGCACGCCGGACACATGGACATCCTGCGCGAACTGATCGACGGCACCACCGGCGACCACCCCCCGATCGGCACCGCGGGCTGA
- a CDS encoding pilus assembly protein TadG-related protein translates to MPPRRDTGQAFPIYITVVAGLLFLALVYLAVGQAAVNRSSAQTAADAAALAAAQKTRDQLAGKWVDDVRDPTKWQAIFNGDGAVDFCWRAYELAAQNDATAQCRPGRLSYAVDARTIKPVGDSVVPGTENRHSRAHAIAVIEPLCKAPDAGAKGDDLPQLTCKDKIWHLKPGDTTGLPKPKDLFDVHLTDSPANDQ, encoded by the coding sequence ATTCCTCCGCGCAGGGACACAGGGCAGGCCTTCCCCATCTACATCACGGTGGTGGCGGGTCTGCTCTTTCTCGCGTTGGTCTACCTCGCGGTCGGTCAGGCCGCGGTGAACCGGAGCAGCGCGCAGACCGCGGCGGACGCTGCCGCTCTGGCGGCGGCGCAGAAGACCCGCGACCAGCTTGCGGGCAAGTGGGTGGACGACGTACGCGACCCGACGAAGTGGCAGGCCATCTTCAACGGGGACGGGGCTGTTGACTTCTGCTGGCGGGCCTACGAACTCGCCGCGCAGAACGACGCGACGGCGCAATGCCGGCCCGGGCGGCTGAGCTATGCGGTCGATGCCAGGACGATCAAGCCCGTGGGTGACTCTGTCGTGCCTGGCACCGAGAACCGCCATTCGAGGGCGCATGCGATTGCCGTGATCGAACCCCTCTGCAAGGCCCCCGACGCCGGTGCCAAGGGCGACGACCTGCCCCAACTCACCTGCAAGGACAAGATCTGGCATCTGAAGCCCGGCGACACGACGGGGCTCCCGAAGCCCAAAGACCTCTTCGACGTCCATCTGACCGACTCACCGGCGAACGATCAATGA
- a CDS encoding alkyl hydroperoxide reductase, which yields MSLDSLKSRVPDYAKDLKLNLGSVIGNSELPAQQLWGTVLATAIASRSPIVLRELEPEAKAHLSPEAYTAAKAAAAVMAMNNVFYRTRHLLSDHEYGTLRAGLRMNVIGNPGVEKADFELWSFAVSAINGCGMCLDSHEQVLRKAGVERDVIQEAFKIASVVQAVGVTLDAEAVLAE from the coding sequence ATGTCGCTCGACTCGCTGAAGTCCCGCGTCCCGGACTACGCCAAGGACCTCAAGCTCAACCTGGGCTCGGTCATAGGCAACTCCGAACTGCCCGCGCAACAGCTGTGGGGCACGGTGCTGGCGACCGCCATCGCCTCGCGCTCCCCGATCGTGCTGCGTGAGCTGGAGCCGGAGGCGAAGGCTCACCTCTCGCCCGAGGCATACACGGCCGCGAAGGCCGCCGCCGCGGTGATGGCGATGAACAACGTCTTCTACCGGACGCGTCATCTGCTGTCCGACCACGAGTACGGCACCCTGCGCGCGGGTCTGCGGATGAACGTCATCGGCAACCCGGGCGTCGAGAAGGCCGACTTCGAGCTGTGGTCGTTCGCGGTCTCCGCGATCAACGGCTGCGGCATGTGCCTGGACTCGCACGAGCAGGTGCTGCGCAAGGCCGGCGTGGAGCGCGACGTGATCCAGGAGGCGTTCAAGATCGCCTCCGTGGTTCAGGCCGTCGGCGTCACACTGGACGCCGAGGCCGTGCTGGCCGAGTAA
- a CDS encoding OmpA family protein has translation MTTTRLALALTAATLLLATTPARADDTDPSQPPVTEPSASAPVKIDPTDPDLKLPEGATLAAPKVLDIKSVVEDQSGDERREDTNADVTFALQAEVLFSKDSARLSDDAKARIATIAEEIKKQNATQIRVFGFTDNLGSTAHGDILSKQRANAVQAVLDQDLNDPNVTFEVRGYGEQYPIADNSTEEGRRKNRRVEVSFPRTQ, from the coding sequence GTGACCACCACCCGTCTCGCGCTCGCCCTCACCGCTGCGACCCTCCTCCTCGCCACGACCCCGGCCCGGGCCGATGACACGGACCCGAGTCAGCCCCCCGTCACCGAACCCTCCGCCAGCGCCCCGGTGAAGATCGACCCCACCGATCCGGACCTCAAGCTCCCCGAAGGCGCCACCCTCGCCGCGCCCAAGGTGCTGGACATCAAGTCGGTCGTCGAGGACCAGAGCGGGGACGAGCGGCGCGAGGACACCAACGCGGACGTCACCTTCGCGTTGCAGGCCGAAGTCCTCTTCAGCAAGGACAGCGCCAGGCTCAGCGACGACGCGAAGGCCCGGATCGCCACCATCGCCGAGGAGATCAAGAAGCAGAACGCGACCCAGATCCGCGTCTTCGGCTTCACCGACAACCTCGGCTCCACCGCCCACGGCGACATCCTGTCCAAGCAGCGCGCCAACGCCGTCCAGGCCGTTCTGGACCAGGACCTGAACGACCCGAACGTCACCTTCGAGGTCCGCGGCTACGGCGAGCAGTACCCGATCGCCGACAACTCCACCGAGGAGGGCCGGCGGAAGAACCGGCGCGTCGAGGTCTCCTTCCCCCGCACCCAGTAA
- a CDS encoding GNAT family N-acetyltransferase — translation MTEEHSEVSLRGVTDDDLFVLLAYEHDPEAVRRSRFTPRPRDAFLKHWRERVLGDPDCLVRTVTVGGEVAGSVVSWTAEGERRFVGYWLGRPYWGRGVGTRALALFLELERVRPLYADPFHGNTASVRLLERHGFEQAGTVRHGTDDHILLVLRKQPGTLADQNATAHR, via the coding sequence ATGACCGAGGAGCACAGCGAAGTGAGCCTGCGGGGAGTCACGGACGACGATCTGTTCGTCCTCCTCGCCTACGAGCACGACCCGGAAGCCGTCCGGCGGTCGAGATTCACCCCCCGGCCGCGGGACGCCTTCCTCAAGCACTGGCGCGAGCGGGTGCTGGGCGATCCTGACTGTCTGGTGCGGACGGTCACCGTGGGCGGCGAGGTCGCCGGGAGCGTCGTCTCCTGGACGGCGGAGGGGGAGCGGCGCTTCGTCGGGTACTGGCTGGGGCGGCCGTACTGGGGCCGCGGCGTCGGCACCCGCGCGCTCGCCCTCTTCCTGGAGCTGGAGCGGGTACGGCCCTTGTACGCCGACCCGTTCCACGGCAACACCGCCTCAGTCCGCCTCCTGGAAAGACACGGCTTCGAGCAAGCCGGCACCGTCCGACACGGCACCGACGACCACATCCTCCTCGTCCTCCGCAAGCAGCCCGGCACCCTCGCCGACCAGAACGCCACCGCCCACCGATGA
- a CDS encoding AI-2E family transporter, producing RVAAEAGWRLLVLAGTVWVLMRVISAVQLVVFAFVIALLVTALLQPTVARLTRRGVPRGPATALTAISGFVVIGLMGWFVTWQVMENIDTLSNQIQSGIDDLRNWLLKSPFHVTDKQINQIAKNLREAIGANADQITSAGLEGVQVIVETLTGILLVFFSTLFLLYDGKRIWEWFLKLVPAAARPGVAGAGPRAWRTLTAYVRGTVLVALIDATFIGIGIYFLDVPMAVPLAVFIFLFSFIPLVGAVASGALAVIVALVTQGVFTAVMTLVVVLAVQQIEGHVLQPFILGRAVRVHPLAVVLTVAAGGMVAGIGGAVVAVPLVAVTNTVVGYLRVYSEELAMNRTTPAAESAAVPTTTGEPEPSGTETDG from the coding sequence CGGGTCGCCGCCGAGGCGGGCTGGCGTCTGCTGGTCCTCGCCGGCACCGTCTGGGTCCTGATGCGGGTCATCAGCGCGGTCCAGCTGGTGGTGTTCGCCTTCGTCATCGCCCTGCTCGTCACCGCGCTGCTGCAGCCGACGGTCGCCCGGCTCACCCGTCGCGGAGTGCCGCGCGGACCGGCCACCGCGCTCACCGCGATCAGCGGGTTCGTCGTCATAGGGCTGATGGGCTGGTTCGTGACCTGGCAGGTCATGGAGAACATCGACACGCTCTCCAACCAGATCCAGTCCGGCATCGACGACCTGCGCAACTGGCTGCTGAAGAGCCCCTTCCACGTCACCGACAAACAGATCAACCAGATCGCCAAGAACCTGCGCGAGGCGATCGGCGCCAACGCCGACCAGATAACGTCCGCGGGCCTGGAGGGAGTTCAGGTCATCGTCGAGACCCTCACCGGCATCCTGCTGGTGTTCTTCTCGACGCTGTTCCTGCTCTACGACGGCAAGCGCATCTGGGAGTGGTTCCTGAAACTGGTGCCCGCCGCGGCCCGCCCGGGCGTGGCCGGCGCCGGCCCGCGCGCCTGGCGCACCCTGACCGCCTACGTCCGCGGCACGGTCCTGGTCGCCCTGATCGACGCGACCTTCATCGGTATCGGCATCTACTTCCTGGACGTGCCGATGGCCGTCCCGCTGGCCGTGTTCATCTTCCTGTTCTCGTTCATCCCGCTCGTCGGCGCGGTCGCCTCCGGCGCGCTCGCGGTGATCGTGGCGCTGGTGACCCAGGGCGTCTTCACCGCTGTCATGACCCTGGTGGTCGTCCTCGCGGTCCAGCAGATCGAGGGCCACGTCCTGCAGCCGTTCATCCTGGGCCGCGCCGTCCGCGTCCACCCGCTCGCGGTCGTCCTCACGGTCGCGGCCGGCGGCATGGTGGCCGGCATCGGCGGCGCGGTGGTGGCCGTACCGCTGGTGGCGGTGACGAACACGGTGGTCGGGTACCTGCGCGTGTACTCCGAGGAACTGGCCATGAACCGGACCACACCGGCGGCGGAGTCCGCGGCGGTGCCCACGACCACCGGGGAACCGGAGCCGTCCGGCACGGAGACGGACGGCTAG
- a CDS encoding LLM class flavin-dependent oxidoreductase, whose product MTGLGVVFRPQLPPERLRAVARVADDVGLEELWLWEDCFLEGGISTAAAALAWTERVRVGVGLLPVPLRNVALTAMEAASLHRMFPGRATLVVGHGVQDWMGQVGARAASPLTLLGEHLDALRALLRGERLTVRGRYVSLDDVALDWPPERAVPVLAGATGPRTLRLSGAKADGTLLTAATSADGVRQARQLIDEGAKQAGRSEPHPLVVYLLAATGAGAEARLRAELAAEGLESASGVGVAGDAAAVAAAVRRLAEAGADTVVLQPTGDEPDPEGFVRFAAEEVRPLVV is encoded by the coding sequence ATGACTGGACTCGGTGTCGTGTTCCGCCCCCAGCTTCCGCCCGAGCGCCTGCGGGCGGTCGCTCGTGTCGCGGACGACGTGGGGCTCGAGGAACTGTGGCTGTGGGAGGACTGTTTCCTGGAGGGCGGGATCTCGACCGCCGCCGCGGCGCTCGCGTGGACCGAGCGGGTGCGCGTCGGGGTCGGACTGCTGCCCGTTCCCCTCAGGAACGTGGCCCTGACCGCGATGGAGGCCGCCTCCCTGCACCGGATGTTCCCCGGCCGCGCGACCCTCGTCGTCGGCCATGGTGTGCAGGACTGGATGGGGCAGGTCGGCGCCCGTGCCGCCTCCCCGCTCACGCTCCTCGGTGAGCATCTCGACGCCCTGCGCGCCCTGTTGCGCGGCGAACGGCTCACCGTGCGGGGCCGGTACGTCTCGCTGGACGACGTCGCCCTCGACTGGCCGCCGGAGCGGGCGGTGCCCGTGCTCGCCGGCGCCACCGGGCCGCGTACGCTGCGCCTCTCCGGTGCCAAGGCCGACGGTACGCTCCTCACCGCCGCCACCTCCGCGGACGGCGTACGGCAGGCCCGGCAGCTCATCGACGAGGGGGCGAAGCAGGCGGGCCGCAGCGAACCGCACCCGCTCGTCGTCTATCTGCTGGCCGCCACGGGGGCCGGCGCCGAGGCCCGGCTGCGGGCCGAACTCGCCGCAGAGGGGCTGGAGTCGGCGTCCGGCGTCGGGGTCGCGGGTGACGCGGCCGCCGTGGCCGCTGCCGTACGGCGGCTCGCCGAGGCCGGTGCCGACACCGTCGTACTGCAGCCGACCGGGGACGAGCCCGACCCGGAGGGGTTCGTGCGGTTCGCCGCCGAGGAGGTCCGGCCGCTGGTCGTGTGA
- a CDS encoding isoprenyl transferase gives MNLRDNLRSLLVRLYARRVEGHLDHDQVPKHIGVIMDGNRRWAKASGSTTVHGHRAGADKIEEFLGWCTETDVEVVTLWLLSTDNFDRPQDELVPLLGIIENVVRTLAGDGRWRVHHVGAMDLLPGAMQRTLKEAEETTAHIDGILVNVAIGYGGRQEIADAVRSMLLDAKDKGVPMEDLAESVDIDMIGRHLYTGAQPDPDLVIRTSGEQRLSGFMLWQTAHSEYYFCEVFWPAFRKVDFLRALRDYAARHRRYGG, from the coding sequence GTGAACCTGCGCGACAACCTGCGCAGCCTGCTCGTCAGGCTCTATGCACGCCGGGTGGAGGGCCACCTGGACCACGATCAGGTGCCCAAGCACATCGGCGTCATCATGGACGGCAACCGCCGCTGGGCGAAGGCGTCCGGCTCCACCACCGTCCATGGTCACCGGGCCGGCGCGGACAAGATCGAGGAGTTCCTCGGCTGGTGCACCGAGACCGACGTCGAGGTCGTCACCCTGTGGCTGCTGTCCACGGACAATTTCGACCGGCCGCAGGACGAACTCGTCCCGCTCCTCGGCATCATCGAGAACGTCGTCCGCACCCTCGCCGGCGACGGCCGCTGGCGCGTGCACCACGTCGGCGCGATGGACCTGCTGCCGGGCGCCATGCAGCGCACCCTGAAGGAGGCCGAGGAGACCACGGCCCATATCGACGGGATACTGGTCAACGTGGCCATCGGCTACGGCGGCCGGCAGGAGATCGCCGACGCCGTGCGCTCCATGCTCCTCGACGCCAAGGACAAGGGCGTGCCGATGGAGGACCTCGCCGAGTCCGTCGACATCGACATGATCGGCCGCCACCTCTACACCGGCGCCCAGCCCGATCCGGACCTCGTCATCCGCACCAGCGGAGAGCAGCGGCTGTCCGGATTCATGCTCTGGCAGACCGCGCACTCGGAGTACTACTTCTGCGAGGTCTTCTGGCCCGCCTTCCGCAAGGTCGACTTCCTGCGTGCGCTGCGCGACTACGCCGCACGTCACCGCCGCTACGGCGGCTGA
- a CDS encoding DUF3224 domain-containing protein, whose protein sequence is MRASGTFKVEEFPPAEVRLPEPVVETAVPVGVATMRKRYEGEVAGVSATLFTAAYDQSSGTGTYVAMESFEGMHGRRGRHPSDLVRVRGG, encoded by the coding sequence ATGAGAGCTTCAGGGACGTTCAAGGTCGAGGAGTTCCCTCCGGCCGAGGTGCGGCTGCCGGAGCCGGTGGTCGAGACGGCGGTGCCGGTCGGGGTGGCCACGATGCGGAAGCGGTACGAGGGTGAGGTCGCCGGGGTGTCGGCGACGCTGTTCACCGCGGCGTACGACCAGTCCAGTGGGACCGGCACCTATGTCGCCATGGAGTCCTTCGAGGGGATGCACGGTCGACGCGGACGGCACCCATCGGATCTGGTTCGAGTACGAGGTGGGTGA
- a CDS encoding PhoH family protein, giving the protein MVTSTKRHKPDRRTYVLDTSVLLADPNALTRFDEHEVVLPIVVVTELEAKRHHPELGYFARQALRLLDDYRVKNGRLDAPIPTGELGGTIRVELNHSDPSVLPTGYRLGDNDSRILAVARNLQAEGYDVTVVSKDLPLRIKASSVGLLAEEYRAELAITENSGWTGMSELTLPGEQVDILFEEGHAYVPEASDLPVHTGLTIQSERGKALGRVTAEGNVRLVRGDREAFGIKGRSAEQRIALDLLLDPEVGIVSMGGRAGTGKSALALCAGLEAVLERRQHQKVMVFRPLYAVGGQELGYLPGSEAEKMSPWAQAVFDTLSAVTSREVIEEVTARGMLEVLPLTHIRGRSLHDAFVIVDEAQSLERNVLLTVLSRIGANSRVVLTHDVAQRDNLRVGRYDGVVAVVEKLKGHPLFAHVTLTRSERSQIAALVTEMLEDGHI; this is encoded by the coding sequence GTGGTGACCAGCACAAAGCGCCACAAGCCAGACCGGCGCACCTATGTTCTCGACACCAGCGTCCTGCTGGCCGACCCGAACGCCCTGACCCGCTTCGACGAGCACGAGGTCGTGCTCCCGATCGTGGTGGTCACGGAGCTGGAGGCCAAGCGGCACCATCCGGAGCTCGGCTACTTCGCCCGCCAGGCCCTGCGCCTGCTGGACGACTACCGGGTGAAGAACGGTCGCCTCGACGCCCCCATCCCGACCGGGGAACTCGGCGGGACGATCCGGGTCGAGCTCAACCACTCGGACCCCAGCGTGCTGCCCACCGGCTACCGCCTGGGGGACAACGACTCCCGCATCCTCGCGGTGGCCCGCAATCTGCAGGCCGAGGGGTACGACGTCACCGTCGTGTCGAAGGACCTCCCGCTCAGGATCAAGGCGTCCTCCGTCGGTCTCCTCGCCGAGGAGTACCGGGCCGAACTCGCCATCACGGAGAACTCCGGCTGGACCGGAATGTCCGAACTGACCCTCCCCGGCGAGCAGGTGGACATCCTCTTCGAGGAAGGCCACGCGTATGTACCGGAGGCCTCCGACCTCCCCGTGCACACTGGCCTGACCATCCAGTCCGAGCGCGGCAAGGCGCTCGGCCGGGTGACCGCGGAGGGCAACGTCCGCCTGGTGCGCGGCGACCGGGAGGCGTTCGGCATCAAGGGCCGCAGTGCCGAGCAGCGCATCGCGCTCGATCTGCTGCTCGACCCGGAGGTCGGGATCGTCTCGATGGGCGGCCGGGCCGGCACCGGCAAGTCCGCGCTGGCGCTGTGCGCGGGCCTGGAGGCGGTCCTGGAGCGCCGCCAGCACCAGAAGGTGATGGTCTTCCGGCCGCTGTACGCGGTCGGCGGGCAGGAGTTGGGCTATCTGCCGGGCAGCGAGGCGGAGAAGATGAGCCCGTGGGCGCAGGCCGTCTTCGACACCCTGTCGGCGGTCACCAGCCGCGAGGTCATCGAGGAGGTCACCGCGCGCGGGATGCTGGAGGTGCTCCCGCTCACCCACATCCGTGGCCGCTCGCTGCATGACGCGTTCGTGATCGTGGACGAGGCGCAGTCCCTGGAACGGAATGTCCTGCTGACCGTTCTGTCCCGAATCGGCGCCAACTCACGGGTCGTTCTCACCCATGACGTGGCACAAAGGGACAATCTGCGGGTCGGCCGCTACGACGGTGTGGTCGCCGTCGTGGAGAAGCTGAAGGGACATCCGCTCTTCGCGCACGTCACGCTGACCCGGTCCGAGAGGTCCCAGATTGCCGCGCTTGTGACCGAAATGCTGGAGGACGGCCACATCTGA
- a CDS encoding response regulator has protein sequence MKHSPPWPEAASAPAPLRLLVADDNPVVRAGLTALLSGRGDTTVVAEATDGREAYEAALRHRPDVILLDVRMPGVDGISALPHLVRLAPVMMLTYSHETETVREALRLGAGGYLVHGEFTTEQLVRAVRDVREGRPHVTPGAAKALLAELRANASAHLEPQVPYFLGENSPQVLSQLQSPVGQSFRSRFRLSAREAEIMDLIASGMTNQQIAAACFISEKTVKNHINRIFAKLQTTTRSQAAAKWLGVA, from the coding sequence ATGAAGCACAGTCCCCCCTGGCCGGAGGCCGCCTCGGCGCCGGCTCCGCTGCGGCTGTTGGTGGCCGACGACAACCCGGTGGTCAGGGCGGGCCTGACGGCCCTGCTCTCCGGCCGCGGGGACACGACCGTCGTGGCCGAGGCGACGGACGGCCGCGAGGCGTACGAGGCGGCGCTACGACACCGCCCGGACGTCATCCTCCTCGACGTCCGTATGCCGGGAGTCGACGGGATCTCGGCATTGCCGCACCTGGTGCGGCTGGCGCCGGTCATGATGCTGACCTACAGCCATGAGACGGAGACCGTGCGGGAGGCGTTGCGGCTGGGGGCGGGCGGGTATCTGGTGCACGGCGAGTTCACGACGGAGCAGTTGGTGCGGGCGGTGCGGGATGTCCGGGAGGGGCGGCCGCATGTGACGCCGGGGGCGGCGAAGGCGTTGCTGGCGGAGCTGCGTGCAAATGCATCTGCACACTTGGAGCCCCAAGTCCCGTATTTTCTAGGCGAAAACTCACCTCAAGTGCTTTCGCAACTGCAATCCCCTGTGGGACAGTCGTTCCGTTCACGTTTCCGGCTGAGTGCGAGGGAGGCGGAGATCATGGACCTCATCGCGTCCGGCATGACCAACCAGCAGATCGCCGCCGCCTGCTTCATCTCCGAGAAGACGGTCAAGAACCACATCAACCGCATCTTCGCCAAACTCCAGACCACCACCAGGTCCCAGGCGGCCGCGAAGTGGCTGGGGGTGGCGTGA
- a CDS encoding Flp family type IVb pilin — protein MSNWFNTTVAYLQTRVARSDRGQTAVEYLGIIAVVVAIVLAITGTSIGQTIFDAITTKITQVTGG, from the coding sequence ATGAGCAACTGGTTCAACACCACCGTCGCATACCTGCAGACCCGGGTTGCTCGCAGCGACCGGGGGCAGACCGCGGTGGAGTACCTCGGCATCATCGCGGTGGTGGTGGCGATCGTCCTGGCGATCACGGGGACGAGCATCGGGCAGACGATCTTCGATGCGATCACCACCAAGATCACCCAAGTTACCGGCGGCTGA
- a CDS encoding DUF192 domain-containing protein — MGRRWRDGSGRLIVPKADGGEGPVVLPLEIAASYRARTKGLLGRDSVVGALLLSPASGVHTFGMRIPIDVAYLDRRLTVRAVRTMKPGRLGLPRLRARHVLEAEAGAMAGWGLRAGLRVSVEADAVVSGGS; from the coding sequence ATGGGGCGACGCTGGCGGGACGGGTCCGGAAGACTGATCGTGCCGAAGGCCGACGGAGGCGAGGGCCCGGTGGTCCTTCCCCTGGAGATCGCGGCCTCCTACCGGGCCCGGACCAAGGGGCTGCTGGGCCGGGACTCGGTCGTCGGGGCGCTGCTGCTGTCACCGGCGAGCGGGGTGCACACGTTCGGGATGCGGATCCCGATCGACGTCGCCTACCTGGACCGCCGCCTGACCGTCCGCGCCGTCCGCACGATGAAACCGGGCCGCCTGGGCCTGCCCCGGCTGCGCGCACGGCATGTCCTGGAGGCGGAGGCGGGGGCGATGGCGGGGTGGGGGCTGCGGGCGGGGTTGCGGGTGAGTGTCGAGGCGGACGCCGTTGTCAGTGGCGGGTCCTAG